The Geitlerinema sp. PCC 9228 genome contains the following window.
AGACTCGCGCGTAGCTACATTCGTAGTGGGATTGACCCCTTTTGCCTTGGTACAAAGTTTTCTCACCTGCGCGCCATCAAGAATGGCATAGCTAAAATCGGCACCGGTAATATCTACATCCTGAAAATTGGTACGCAGCAAGATGGCATCCACCAAAATGGCATTTCGCAGGCTGCTCCCAGTTAAGTTTACCTGGTCAAGCATGGCATTGGTCAAATCCGCACCCTGTAAATTGGCATCGGTCATCACCGAGGCACTAAAAACAGTTCCCTGCAAGGTGGCATCGTGAAAGTCGGTCATCAC
Protein-coding sequences here:
- a CDS encoding pentapeptide repeat-containing protein, which encodes MRSLWQKFISIFVLYCCIGLLFPSPAHSQAQYYPPPLSYSNAELMGKDFSGQDLCAAEFSNANLVMTDFHDATLQGTVFSASVMTDANLQGADLTNAMLDQVNLTGSSLRNAILVDAILLRTNFQDVDITGADFSYAILDGAQVRKLCTKAKGVNPTTNVATRESLQCR